The genomic interval GACCACTCCCTGTCTTCAGACTCGGAAGATGGAAAACTTCTGCAGCGCCTGCGCTTCTCTTTGGCCGGCGATTCTACACACCAGAGGATGTACCGTACCCTCGTGGTTCAGAAAGACAGGGAGGTCAAGACCCTGCTTGATCGAACTCACGAATCCCTCGGAGGACTGTCCAAGGTGTTTCAGGAGCTTGTTATTACCAAATCCGACAGCATCCGGATTCAGCTGCGCAGTCACTTCCTGTTAAACGGAAAGCCGACGAACCTTGAATCGGCTCTAAAATACTGGAGTAATCATATAAACGATTTTCTTAATCTATTCAATCAGGTGCTGCGCATAGAAAAAGGACGGTGAGCGTAATACTTTTTAAGGCGTGAGCATGTTTTCCGAGGATCCTCTACCAGAACACGCTTTCCTCCCATAAGTTCCGGTATCCCGATTTCATTGGGATACCGTGGGATAATATGCTCATGAAGGTGTAAAATGGAAGCTCCTGCAGCCAGACCCATGTTTACCCCCACATTATAGGCGTGGGGATGGTAGACTGAATCAAGCATATTCAAAAGATAATTCCGCAGCATCCACAGCTCCGACTGTTCCTCCTGAGTAAGCTTTCGCAGATCTTCTATATGCCGTAAAGAAAAGATCAGCAGATGACCCGGATTGAAGGGATACAGATTGACGGTTATACCGAAGTTGGGAGAACTAAAAACCATGAGATCGGTGATATCCGCGTTTTTTTGGACAAGTTTGCACAGAATACAGCCATCAGGGCGTTTCCCTTGAACATAGTCACCTTTAGCGAAATTCAGAAAATAATCCATCTGTACGTTCCAGGGTCTATTGTTCTTCCGGCAAAAGAATCAAAGGCTCGTTGCTGTTATTTCGGGAATAATAATCCAATAAAACGGGATACTCCTGCAGCAGTGCACCGTATTCCTTAAGCACTTCGATACGGCTGATTTCCCTGGTACGGGCACTTGAAGCGGCTTCCAGCGCCTGGATTGCAATTTCGTGAC from Marispirochaeta sp. carries:
- a CDS encoding HIT domain-containing protein; its protein translation is MDYFLNFAKGDYVQGKRPDGCILCKLVQKNADITDLMVFSSPNFGITVNLYPFNPGHLLIFSLRHIEDLRKLTQEEQSELWMLRNYLLNMLDSVYHPHAYNVGVNMGLAAGASILHLHEHIIPRYPNEIGIPELMGGKRVLVEDPRKTCSRLKKYYAHRPFSMRST